In Haloarcula sp. H-GB4, a single genomic region encodes these proteins:
- a CDS encoding AMP-binding protein translates to MRDPFNWPTEDLVTHRAETTPDRTAMVAAASGNAVTYRELDAAVDAVAAELDRRIDAQDATVATLLPTRPAVGTLLFAAMRLGATLAPLNVELDTGTLQSQLSTVDADLLVCGDSTASLAGDIDGCPVVSVGADLSAAAVADETAATVSADETATDVTPATLSRTATQLVIFTSGTTSEPKGVQLTVGNLVASAVASSYRLGVLPDDRWLVCLPTYHMGGLAPFVRSALYGTVAVVQRSFDANATQQVFAKHEVTGVSLVPTMLSRLLDAGWEPPSSLRFVLLGGGPASETLIERCRERYVPVCPTYGMTETSSQIATARPETAFEHAGTVGQPLVFTDVTVVDDGAACDPGERGEIVVDGPTVTPGYLNGDGDAFSDHGFRTGDIGYRDADGRLWVEGRVDDRIVTGGENVDASTVAGTIREHPMVEDAAVVGLPDEEWGQRVAALVVGDVSPAVVRDYCTERLAPYEVPKTVRAVDALPRTASGTVDRSAVRSRLGTAGESNESV, encoded by the coding sequence ATGCGTGATCCTTTCAACTGGCCGACAGAGGATCTCGTAACGCACCGTGCCGAGACGACGCCTGACCGGACGGCGATGGTCGCGGCGGCCTCCGGAAACGCGGTCACCTACCGGGAACTCGACGCCGCCGTCGATGCGGTGGCTGCTGAACTCGACCGGCGAATCGACGCCCAGGACGCCACTGTCGCGACGCTCCTGCCGACGCGGCCGGCAGTCGGGACGCTCCTGTTTGCGGCGATGCGACTGGGGGCGACGCTCGCGCCGCTGAACGTCGAACTCGACACGGGGACGCTCCAGAGCCAGCTCTCGACGGTTGACGCCGACCTGCTGGTCTGCGGGGACAGCACCGCGTCGCTGGCGGGTGACATCGACGGCTGTCCCGTCGTTTCGGTCGGTGCAGACCTTTCAGCGGCTGCTGTCGCCGACGAGACAGCAGCGACGGTCTCGGCCGACGAAACAGCCACCGACGTGACCCCGGCGACTCTCTCCCGGACGGCCACCCAACTGGTCATTTTTACCTCTGGAACCACCAGCGAGCCGAAAGGCGTCCAGCTGACCGTCGGCAACCTCGTCGCCAGCGCCGTCGCGTCATCGTACCGCCTCGGCGTTCTTCCGGATGACCGCTGGCTGGTCTGCCTCCCGACCTACCACATGGGCGGACTGGCGCCGTTCGTCCGGAGCGCGCTATACGGCACTGTGGCCGTCGTCCAGCGGTCGTTCGACGCTAACGCGACACAGCAGGTGTTTGCGAAACACGAGGTGACTGGCGTCTCGCTGGTGCCGACGATGCTGTCGCGGCTGCTGGACGCGGGCTGGGAACCGCCGTCCTCGCTCCGGTTCGTCCTGCTCGGCGGCGGGCCGGCCAGCGAGACACTCATCGAACGGTGTCGGGAGCGGTACGTCCCGGTCTGTCCCACCTACGGGATGACAGAGACGTCGTCACAGATAGCGACGGCGCGGCCCGAGACAGCCTTCGAACACGCCGGCACCGTCGGCCAGCCGCTCGTGTTCACCGACGTGACCGTTGTCGACGACGGGGCCGCCTGTGACCCCGGTGAACGCGGCGAGATAGTCGTCGACGGCCCCACGGTCACGCCGGGCTATCTGAACGGCGACGGTGACGCGTTCAGCGACCACGGTTTCCGGACCGGCGACATCGGCTATCGGGACGCGGACGGTCGTCTCTGGGTCGAGGGCCGCGTCGACGACCGGATCGTGACCGGCGGGGAGAATGTCGACGCATCGACGGTTGCCGGCACCATTCGTGAACACCCTATGGTCGAGGACGCGGCCGTCGTGGGCCTTCCGGACGAGGAGTGGGGACAGCGTGTCGCCGCACTAGTCGTCGGGGACGTATCGCCCGCAGTGGTTCGCGACTACTGCACTGAGCGACTCGCGCCGTACGAGGTGCCAAAGACGGTGCGGGCAGTCGATGCGCTCCCGCGGACGGCCTCGGGGACTGTCGACCGGTCCGCCGTCCGGTCGCGCCTCGGGACTGCCGGCGAGTCGAACGAATCCGTATAG
- a CDS encoding isochorismate synthase MenF, producing MEPLRGDETTVGETTVVARGCRLDDAPVRAILETDARPRFFWAAGTESIAARGSAATVTADGQSRFDDVRTAVEALFDDCSVPDSLPSIARPRAFGGFAFHNGTHEGEDSPWDGFPSAAFFLPEIQVTRRDDDAWLTTVATGPEAATEAEALLEEWRDRLVADSERSPGTPPGISHRERTPTQDGWREQVAAATESIDRGELQKVVLAQSLSATLDTELSVPDVMARLSKTYPDCYRFMLSTESGGTFFGATPERLVSVRGRTVRTEALAGSTGRGDTPAEDEWLAAELLDSEKDRHEQKLVADAIRDQLEPFASTVRIGDRTVRRLATVQHLRTSITAELDDDEHVLSLVEALHPTPAVGGLPPDAALRTIRETEAFDRGWYAAPIGWVDAAGNGTFAVGIRSAVATEHEATLFAGAGIVADSDPDREWDEVQLKYRPILDELE from the coding sequence ATGGAACCACTGCGTGGTGACGAGACGACGGTTGGTGAGACAACGGTCGTCGCACGCGGGTGTCGCCTCGACGATGCACCGGTGCGGGCAATACTGGAGACGGACGCTCGCCCCCGGTTCTTCTGGGCGGCCGGTACAGAGTCAATTGCGGCCCGCGGGAGCGCGGCGACTGTGACTGCCGACGGGCAGTCGCGGTTCGACGATGTGCGGACAGCAGTCGAAGCACTGTTCGATGACTGCTCAGTGCCCGATAGCCTCCCGAGCATCGCTCGACCGCGAGCATTCGGCGGGTTCGCTTTCCACAACGGAACACACGAAGGGGAGGACTCTCCCTGGGATGGGTTCCCCAGTGCGGCGTTTTTCCTCCCGGAAATACAGGTAACCAGAAGGGACGACGATGCCTGGCTCACAACGGTCGCGACAGGACCTGAGGCCGCGACCGAAGCGGAGGCGCTACTGGAGGAATGGCGCGACCGACTGGTCGCAGACTCCGAGCGCAGTCCGGGTACGCCGCCGGGAATCTCACACCGGGAGCGCACGCCAACACAGGACGGCTGGCGCGAGCAGGTGGCGGCTGCCACAGAGAGTATCGACCGGGGCGAGCTCCAGAAGGTCGTGCTCGCCCAGAGCCTCAGCGCCACACTAGACACGGAGCTATCGGTCCCAGACGTGATGGCCCGATTGTCCAAGACGTACCCGGACTGCTACCGATTCATGTTATCGACAGAATCCGGTGGCACTTTCTTCGGGGCCACGCCGGAGCGGCTGGTCTCGGTCCGCGGGCGAACCGTCCGGACAGAGGCGCTGGCTGGCTCGACGGGACGGGGTGACACGCCCGCCGAGGACGAGTGGCTTGCCGCCGAGCTCCTCGACAGCGAGAAAGACCGCCACGAACAGAAGCTCGTCGCCGACGCGATACGGGACCAGCTTGAACCGTTTGCCTCGACGGTTCGCATCGGCGACCGGACCGTCCGCCGGCTCGCCACGGTTCAGCACCTCCGGACATCGATAACAGCCGAACTCGACGACGACGAACACGTCCTCTCGCTGGTCGAGGCACTCCACCCGACACCGGCCGTCGGCGGGCTGCCACCGGACGCGGCGCTACGGACTATCCGTGAGACGGAGGCGTTTGACCGCGGCTGGTACGCCGCTCCGATCGGCTGGGTCGACGCTGCCGGCAACGGGACCTTCGCCGTCGGCATCCGTTCGGCCGTCGCCACGGAACACGAGGCGACGCTCTTTGCGGGCGCGGGCATCGTCGCGGACAGCGACCCCGACCGCGAGTGGGACGAGGTCCAGCTCAAATACCGGCCAATACTGGACGAGCTGGAATGA
- a CDS encoding ribbon-helix-helix domain-containing protein, with translation MPKVEINIPEHLEMQIAQLVEKGEFLNREEAIEDLLSTGLKAYKTSGPQDEDEEPGFEEDGMMGHDDEYVF, from the coding sequence ATGCCTAAGGTAGAGATCAATATCCCGGAACACCTGGAGATGCAGATCGCGCAGCTCGTCGAGAAAGGCGAGTTCCTCAATCGTGAGGAAGCTATCGAGGACCTCCTGTCGACCGGGCTCAAGGCGTACAAAACCTCCGGACCACAGGATGAAGACGAGGAACCAGGGTTCGAAGAAGACGGCATGATGGGCCACGACGACGAGTACGTCTTCTGA
- a CDS encoding 1,4-dihydroxy-2-naphthoate polyprenyltransferase, which translates to MSTATADVSKRQAWVMAARPQTLPAGAAPVIVGMGLAVHAGVFAPVPAVAALVGALLIQIGTNFANDYYDAVKGADTDEREGFTRVTAGGLIDAEEVKRAMIATYGLAVVIGVYLVAVGGLPIVVVGLSGIAAGILYTGGPFPYGYRGLGDLFVFVYFGLVAVTGTYYVQAVASASGVGTFPMTLPPGSVTAAAITASLPAAGLSTAILVVNNIRDRETDRATGKKTLAVYLGYGWSRVEFLLMVGMAYVVPVVFAFDSQYGLAALAPLLTLPLASTISKTVLTQTDGDALNPTLERVGQTLFAHSVLFAAGLAATQLL; encoded by the coding sequence ATGAGTACAGCGACGGCGGACGTTTCGAAGCGACAGGCGTGGGTGATGGCCGCACGGCCACAGACACTGCCTGCCGGGGCTGCGCCGGTCATCGTGGGAATGGGGCTGGCGGTCCACGCTGGCGTCTTCGCTCCAGTGCCGGCAGTTGCGGCGCTGGTGGGCGCGCTGCTTATCCAGATTGGAACGAACTTCGCGAACGACTACTACGATGCGGTGAAGGGGGCCGACACCGATGAGCGTGAGGGGTTCACCCGCGTGACCGCTGGCGGCCTCATCGATGCCGAGGAGGTCAAGCGAGCGATGATAGCGACCTACGGTCTCGCCGTCGTCATCGGCGTCTATCTCGTCGCTGTCGGCGGTCTGCCCATCGTCGTGGTTGGCCTCTCAGGCATCGCCGCCGGAATTCTCTACACCGGCGGTCCGTTCCCCTATGGCTACCGCGGCCTAGGCGACCTGTTCGTGTTCGTCTACTTCGGCCTCGTCGCTGTGACCGGCACATACTACGTACAGGCCGTTGCGAGCGCAAGCGGCGTCGGCACGTTTCCGATGACGCTCCCCCCAGGATCGGTCACTGCCGCCGCCATTACAGCCAGTCTCCCAGCAGCCGGGCTGTCGACGGCGATTCTCGTCGTCAACAACATTCGCGACCGCGAGACGGACCGCGCCACGGGCAAAAAGACGTTAGCGGTCTATCTTGGCTATGGATGGAGCCGCGTCGAGTTCCTCCTGATGGTCGGGATGGCCTACGTCGTCCCTGTCGTGTTCGCCTTTGACAGCCAGTACGGACTGGCGGCACTGGCCCCGCTGCTTACGCTGCCACTAGCGTCGACTATCTCGAAAACAGTCCTCACACAGACCGACGGCGACGCACTGAATCCGACGCTCGAACGGGTCGGCCAGACGCTGTTCGCCCACTCTGTCCTGTTCGCGGCGGGTCTCGCTGCCACACAGCTACTATGA
- a CDS encoding J domain-containing protein, protein MTETFYEVLGVPTDASTAAIEAAYRERLKETHPDVSDAADAGEATQRLIEARDVLTDEDERARYDQLGHDAYVAGERNIPDDSGSDVAEAARRAGYDESESATDRTEASTDRGTARTNAQDRARRERAARDRVAEDKNGRSTTDTDASSSNEQSTDAASETATASNSESTQRSGSTATSGFSDNAGSGATWTSSSAYSVRQTDTPSRGSLLEMPTGRGLTLFAITFALYPVLLFSALLPAFPLWVNLTIGACTLFMIGYLQSEPTIAIMVFGSWSLTTAVLLIVLNISAFSLIGALALSGTWLPFGLSLLTASVLRL, encoded by the coding sequence ATGACAGAGACATTCTACGAGGTGCTGGGCGTTCCAACTGACGCCTCGACGGCGGCTATCGAAGCGGCCTACCGGGAGCGACTGAAGGAAACCCACCCCGACGTGAGCGATGCCGCCGACGCTGGCGAGGCGACACAGCGGCTCATCGAAGCCCGCGACGTGCTCACCGACGAAGACGAGCGGGCGCGATACGATCAGCTGGGTCACGACGCCTATGTTGCGGGCGAGCGTAACATACCGGACGACAGTGGCAGCGACGTAGCCGAAGCGGCACGGCGCGCGGGCTATGACGAATCTGAATCGGCAACCGATCGAACCGAAGCGAGCACTGACCGAGGTACAGCCCGGACGAACGCCCAAGATCGGGCACGACGTGAACGAGCCGCCAGAGACCGCGTCGCTGAGGACAAAAATGGGCGCTCGACTACCGACACCGATGCGTCGTCGAGCAACGAGCAATCGACCGACGCAGCCAGTGAGACGGCGACGGCGTCGAACTCAGAGTCGACCCAGCGCTCCGGGTCCACCGCGACCAGCGGCTTCAGCGACAACGCCGGCAGCGGTGCCACCTGGACTTCGTCATCCGCGTACTCCGTCCGCCAGACCGACACCCCGTCACGCGGCTCGCTCTTGGAGATGCCGACCGGCCGGGGGCTGACGCTGTTTGCCATCACATTCGCGCTCTATCCGGTACTGTTGTTCAGCGCGCTACTTCCGGCGTTCCCCCTGTGGGTCAACCTGACAATCGGGGCCTGTACCCTCTTCATGATCGGCTATCTCCAGTCCGAGCCTACTATCGCGATTATGGTGTTCGGGAGCTGGAGCCTGACGACGGCGGTATTGCTGATCGTGCTGAACATCAGTGCGTTCTCACTTATCGGAGCGCTCGCACTGTCGGGGACGTGGCTCCCGTTCGGACTGTCGCTGTTGACGGCGTCCGTGCTCCGGCTCTAA
- a CDS encoding 1,4-dihydroxy-2-naphthoyl-CoA synthase, whose amino-acid sequence MVSEIFDPERWSAIDRFDFTDITYHRSTDTGAVRIAFDRPEKRNAFRPETVDELATALDHAKRQTDVGCVLLTGNGPSEKDGGWAFCSGGDQGIRGESGYEYSESLRDSDTASGEQSDPRETSDGVEDDAPENVGRLHILEVQRQIRHIPKPVVAVVPGWAVGGGHSLHVVCDLTLASEEHAKFLQTDPDVGSFDGGFGSAYLARQVGQKKAREVFFLGKTYDADEAADMGMVNDVVPHEDLEDTAIEWAERMNEKSPTAMRMLKYAFNLDSDGMVGQQVFAGEATRLAYMTDEAQEGRDAFNEGRNPDFDDVPWHY is encoded by the coding sequence ATGGTCTCTGAAATATTCGACCCGGAGCGGTGGAGTGCCATCGACCGGTTCGACTTCACCGATATCACTTATCACCGCTCAACCGACACGGGTGCGGTCCGTATCGCCTTCGACCGCCCGGAGAAGCGCAACGCCTTCCGGCCGGAGACGGTCGACGAACTTGCGACGGCGCTGGACCACGCCAAGCGCCAGACCGACGTTGGCTGTGTCCTCCTGACCGGGAACGGCCCATCCGAGAAGGACGGCGGCTGGGCTTTCTGCTCCGGCGGCGACCAGGGTATTCGAGGTGAAAGCGGCTACGAGTACAGCGAGTCGCTACGCGACTCGGACACAGCGAGCGGGGAGCAAAGCGACCCGCGAGAGACGAGCGACGGCGTGGAAGATGACGCGCCGGAAAACGTCGGCCGGCTTCACATCCTCGAAGTACAGCGCCAGATCCGCCACATCCCCAAACCCGTCGTCGCCGTCGTCCCGGGGTGGGCCGTCGGCGGCGGCCACTCGCTGCACGTCGTCTGTGACCTCACGCTCGCCAGCGAGGAACACGCGAAGTTCCTCCAGACGGACCCCGACGTGGGGAGCTTCGACGGCGGCTTCGGCTCGGCGTATCTCGCACGGCAGGTGGGACAAAAGAAGGCCCGGGAAGTGTTCTTCCTCGGCAAGACCTACGATGCCGACGAAGCCGCCGACATGGGGATGGTCAACGACGTGGTGCCTCACGAAGACTTAGAAGATACTGCCATCGAGTGGGCCGAGCGGATGAACGAGAAGTCACCGACGGCGATGCGGATGCTCAAGTACGCGTTCAATCTGGACTCCGACGGCATGGTCGGACAGCAGGTGTTCGCCGGGGAGGCGACGCGGCTGGCCTACATGACCGACGAGGCTCAGGAAGGACGGGACGCGTTCAACGAGGGCCGCAACCCGGATTTCGACGACGTGCCGTGGCATTACTGA
- a CDS encoding mandelate racemase/muconate lactonizing enzyme family protein, translating into MMVDSFSLPLSSPLATARETISQRSGFVVRYDHRGETGVGEATPLPGWTESVDDCHHGLDDAATVAADGGHTDVLLSLDAASVPAARHGFATALLDADAKADCVPLYQWFEPERHCNRVPVNATVGDGSPAETADAVERAVAAGYDCCKLKVGKRTVDEDVARVRTVRERVGDGVTLRADANGAWSRDQAQDAFDRLAPLDVAYVEQPLPTDDLAGHAELRGNGVGVALDESLVERRVDSVLDADAADVLILKPMVLGGPGNAHTLALRAREQGVKPVVTTTIDAVVARVAALHVAAAIPDVAACGLATGDRLAADLAPDPTTVTDGSMSVPQSTGLGIDPAEVEPDA; encoded by the coding sequence ATGATGGTCGATTCGTTTTCGCTCCCGCTGTCGAGTCCGCTTGCCACCGCCCGCGAGACGATTAGCCAGCGCTCGGGGTTCGTCGTTCGCTACGACCACCGCGGCGAAACCGGCGTCGGCGAAGCTACGCCGCTCCCGGGCTGGACGGAGTCCGTTGACGACTGCCACCATGGACTTGACGACGCTGCCACGGTTGCGGCCGACGGCGGGCACACGGATGTCCTGCTGTCGCTGGACGCCGCATCGGTTCCTGCCGCCCGACACGGTTTTGCGACCGCGCTACTGGACGCCGACGCCAAGGCCGATTGCGTGCCGCTGTACCAGTGGTTCGAGCCTGAGAGGCACTGTAATCGCGTCCCGGTCAACGCGACAGTCGGCGACGGGTCACCGGCTGAGACCGCCGACGCCGTCGAGCGGGCGGTCGCGGCCGGCTACGACTGTTGTAAGCTCAAGGTCGGGAAGCGAACCGTCGACGAAGACGTGGCGCGCGTTCGGACCGTCCGCGAGCGGGTGGGCGACGGTGTGACCCTGCGGGCCGACGCCAACGGCGCGTGGTCCCGTGACCAGGCGCAAGACGCCTTCGACCGCCTCGCGCCGCTGGACGTGGCCTACGTCGAACAGCCGCTTCCGACTGATGACCTCGCCGGCCACGCTGAGCTGCGGGGCAACGGTGTCGGTGTCGCGCTCGATGAATCCCTTGTCGAACGCCGGGTCGACAGCGTGCTCGACGCCGACGCGGCCGACGTACTGATACTGAAACCGATGGTGCTGGGCGGCCCCGGCAACGCCCATACGCTGGCACTTCGGGCCCGCGAGCAGGGCGTCAAGCCGGTCGTCACGACGACTATCGACGCCGTCGTCGCCCGCGTTGCGGCGCTACACGTCGCCGCCGCGATTCCCGATGTGGCCGCGTGCGGTCTGGCGACCGGCGACCGACTGGCCGCCGACCTCGCGCCGGACCCGACAACGGTAACTGACGGATCGATGTCGGTTCCCCAGTCGACCGGCCTCGGCATCGACCCGGCGGAGGTGGAACCCGATGCGTGA
- the menD gene encoding 2-succinyl-5-enolpyruvyl-6-hydroxy-3-cyclohexene-1-carboxylic-acid synthase translates to MTAPNVNTLWAETLVSELAAGGVDAVCLSPGSRSTPLTIAFAEHPDIEVFSHLDERSAAFFALGRARRTGEPTPLVCTSGTAAANYHPAVIEANQSGVPLLLLTADRPPELIDSGANQTVDQEKLYGDAVRWYRDMPEPEAEPRKVRMLRTTAARALAESTGNDPGPVHLNCRFRKPLEPTSVPEDDPAGVPADWADGDSAAEIGRDGPFVTTSEGVGAPDEQTVRRVQDALEAAERGLIVAGPADQGLSADSLERLAAATGFPVLADPLSDLRFGPHVDRLDVPVCGGYDSYLGSDGVDQWDDPDVVVRFGASPTSKPLRHYLRDADCQQFLVDPAGGWSEAEFTATDLLVADPDATADALAGETLGGVAASWQEQFIRAEQTHWDTVAETASETYWEGGVLADVTALAPDPATLFISNSMPIRDMDRFGGPRDADLTVLGNRGASGIDGITSTALGAGSATTDPLVLVTGDLAYYHDMNGLLALGRCAVDATVVLLNNDGGGIFHMLPIEDHPTFENQFRTPHGLDFEPTEALYSLEFERVADRRQFRERFGDSVRSDGTQVIEVRFDAGDSHAVRDRLAEQVGKALADD, encoded by the coding sequence ATGACAGCCCCAAACGTCAACACGCTGTGGGCGGAGACGCTCGTTTCCGAACTCGCCGCGGGCGGCGTCGACGCGGTGTGTCTCTCGCCCGGTAGCCGCTCGACGCCGCTAACGATCGCATTCGCCGAGCATCCCGACATCGAGGTGTTCTCCCACCTCGACGAGCGCTCGGCGGCCTTCTTCGCACTGGGACGCGCCCGCCGAACCGGCGAGCCGACGCCGCTGGTCTGCACATCGGGGACCGCCGCGGCGAACTACCACCCAGCAGTCATCGAAGCGAACCAGTCGGGCGTCCCGCTGCTCCTGCTGACGGCGGACCGCCCGCCGGAACTCATCGACAGCGGCGCGAACCAGACTGTCGACCAAGAGAAACTGTATGGCGACGCCGTCCGCTGGTATCGCGATATGCCCGAACCCGAGGCCGAGCCGCGGAAGGTTCGGATGCTACGGACCACGGCAGCTCGCGCCCTCGCGGAGAGTACCGGTAATGACCCCGGTCCGGTTCACCTGAACTGTCGCTTCCGGAAGCCACTGGAGCCGACATCGGTGCCCGAGGACGACCCGGCGGGCGTGCCCGCCGACTGGGCAGATGGTGACAGCGCGGCCGAAATCGGCCGCGATGGCCCGTTTGTCACGACGAGCGAGGGCGTCGGTGCACCGGACGAGCAGACAGTGCGCCGCGTGCAGGACGCACTCGAGGCCGCCGAGCGAGGCCTCATCGTTGCCGGGCCGGCCGACCAGGGACTCAGTGCCGACTCGCTTGAACGGCTGGCGGCAGCCACGGGCTTCCCCGTTCTGGCGGACCCGCTGTCGGACCTCCGGTTCGGCCCCCACGTCGACCGCCTCGACGTGCCGGTCTGTGGCGGCTACGACAGCTATCTCGGAAGTGACGGCGTCGATCAGTGGGACGACCCCGATGTCGTCGTCCGGTTCGGTGCGTCGCCGACCTCGAAGCCGCTGCGTCACTACCTCCGGGACGCCGACTGCCAGCAGTTCCTCGTCGACCCGGCCGGCGGCTGGTCGGAGGCCGAGTTCACCGCCACGGACCTACTCGTTGCCGACCCCGACGCCACCGCAGATGCGCTCGCGGGCGAGACGCTGGGTGGCGTTGCAGCGTCGTGGCAAGAACAGTTCATTAGGGCGGAGCAAACCCACTGGGACACCGTTGCTGAAACCGCTTCGGAGACCTACTGGGAAGGGGGCGTCCTCGCAGATGTGACCGCGTTGGCCCCGGACCCGGCTACACTGTTCATCTCGAACAGTATGCCGATACGAGATATGGACCGCTTTGGCGGCCCCCGTGACGCTGACCTAACCGTACTTGGCAACCGCGGGGCCAGTGGTATCGACGGCATCACCTCAACGGCGCTTGGGGCCGGCAGCGCGACAACTGACCCACTCGTGCTCGTCACCGGCGATCTGGCGTACTACCACGACATGAACGGCCTGCTCGCGCTCGGCCGCTGTGCGGTAGACGCGACGGTCGTCCTGCTCAACAACGACGGCGGCGGCATCTTCCACATGCTGCCCATCGAGGACCACCCCACCTTTGAGAACCAGTTCCGAACGCCACACGGGCTCGATTTCGAGCCAACGGAGGCGCTCTATTCCTTGGAGTTCGAGCGGGTGGCCGACCGCCGACAGTTCCGCGAGCGCTTTGGCGACTCAGTCCGGAGCGATGGGACACAGGTCATCGAGGTCCGGTTCGACGCGGGCGACAGCCACGCGGTCAGAGACCGGCTTGCTGAACAGGTCGGGAAAGCCCTCGCTGACGACTGA
- a CDS encoding NRDE family protein, translating into MCTIVLAWQVFDGTPVAVAANRDERLERPSQPPQQRHWGSRVVAPADEEADGTWIGYNEHGLLAAVTNRWVDADLAGDRSRGLLVRDALSHESAESAARAVEQATRDAEYSGFNLLLADENAAVLLEWDGQLAVQNFKPGVHVIVNVGADGDYRIPAHRPDAGEEQATNATRLREALVPEPSESADEWIDRAGETISDHEYGVCVHGDGFGTRSSSLITLGSDHEYRHAAGPPCRTPYRPVEGQI; encoded by the coding sequence GTGTGTACAATCGTCCTCGCGTGGCAGGTCTTCGACGGCACGCCGGTCGCGGTCGCGGCGAACCGCGACGAGCGACTCGAGAGGCCGTCACAGCCGCCACAACAGCGCCACTGGGGCAGTCGCGTTGTCGCGCCGGCCGACGAAGAAGCCGACGGGACGTGGATCGGCTACAACGAGCACGGCCTGCTAGCGGCGGTGACGAACCGCTGGGTCGACGCCGACCTTGCCGGCGACCGCTCGCGCGGCCTGCTTGTCCGGGACGCGTTGAGTCACGAGAGCGCGGAGTCAGCCGCCCGTGCTGTCGAGCAAGCGACCAGAGACGCCGAATACTCGGGATTTAACCTTCTGCTGGCAGACGAGAACGCTGCCGTCCTGCTAGAATGGGACGGCCAGCTCGCGGTCCAGAACTTCAAGCCCGGCGTTCACGTCATCGTCAACGTTGGCGCGGACGGCGACTACCGGATTCCAGCCCATCGGCCCGATGCCGGCGAGGAGCAAGCGACCAACGCGACGCGGTTGCGCGAGGCGCTGGTTCCGGAGCCCAGCGAATCCGCCGACGAATGGATTGATCGGGCAGGCGAAACCATCAGCGACCACGAGTACGGCGTCTGCGTCCACGGTGACGGCTTCGGCACGCGGTCGTCGTCGCTCATCACACTTGGTTCGGACCACGAGTATCGGCACGCGGCCGGGCCGCCATGCCGGACGCCGTACCGCCCGGTCGAAGGTCAGATTTAA